GCAGCTCAAAGGAGTTAATTTGGGAAATTGGTTATTACCCGAAGGGTATATGTTCAAACTTAGAAACAGCAATTCCCCTCGAAAAATAGATCAGGCGATACGTGAATTAATTGGGAATAGCGCCGCGACAAAGTTTTGGGATTCCTTTCTCGAGAACTATGTGACAGAGGCCGATATTAAGTGGTTATCCGAAGCTGGAGTAAACATCATCAGACTTCCGTTTGACTATCGTCTGTTAACAAATGATGATTTTTTGGGTAGGGACAAACATGGTTACAAGTACCTCGATAAAGCGGTGGAATGGTGTGAGAAATACAAAATATATGTACTATTCGATATGCACGGTGCTCCAGGCGGTCAAACAGGTGACAATATTGACAATAGTGACGGCTATCCCTGGTTAATGGTTGATGAAGGAATGAAGCAAAAAACGACGGAAATCTGGCGAGAGATAGCTCAGAGATATGCAGACAATACGACTGTAATAGGCTACAATCTTTTGAATGAACCTATTGCTCATTATTTTGAAAAGGACAGTTTAAAACCTTATTTGGAGCCTTTGTATAAAAAAATTACGAAGTCTATTAGGGAAGTGGATAAAAATCATATTGTGTTTATTGGCGGCGCCGTCTGGGAAACAGATTTTTCGGTATTCTCAGCACCTTTTGATGATAAGCTCGCTTATACTTTTCATAAGTACTGGATGCCGCCTGAACAAAAAGAAATACAACAATTCGTAGACTTTAGGGAAAAATACAAGGTGCCCATATTAATGGGTGAGAGTGGCGAAAATGAAGATAAGTGGGTTAAAGATTTTAGAGAATTATTAGATGAGAATCAGATTCACTGGACATTTTGGCCTTATAAGAAAATGGATAATACACGTGGACCGATGAACTTTGATAAACCTGAAGGTTATGATCAGTTTAT
This DNA window, taken from Lutimonas zeaxanthinifaciens, encodes the following:
- a CDS encoding glycoside hydrolase family 5 protein, which produces MKWKLWFYTLLFVMILSCQKTEKKYVYVNGKDIYSEKGEVLQLKGVNLGNWLLPEGYMFKLRNSNSPRKIDQAIRELIGNSAATKFWDSFLENYVTEADIKWLSEAGVNIIRLPFDYRLLTNDDFLGRDKHGYKYLDKAVEWCEKYKIYVLFDMHGAPGGQTGDNIDNSDGYPWLMVDEGMKQKTTEIWREIAQRYADNTTVIGYNLLNEPIAHYFEKDSLKPYLEPLYKKITKSIREVDKNHIVFIGGAVWETDFSVFSAPFDDKLAYTFHKYWMPPEQKEIQQFVDFREKYKVPILMGESGENEDKWVKDFRELLDENQIHWTFWPYKKMDNTRGPMNFDKPEGYDQFIKYADADRSTFAKIRELKDSIQGIRKDEVEAILNQYVENSKFENCYPNNGYLEALGFEF